In Colletotrichum higginsianum IMI 349063 chromosome 3, whole genome shotgun sequence, a genomic segment contains:
- a CDS encoding Glycosyl hydrolase family 3 N terminal domain-containing protein — MHLSKVAFIAAATTLAAAQNSTGPRRSPEWDAAYAKAETALPRLSLDEKIGIVSGIGWGKGLCVGNTSPASSIGFPSLCLQDGPLGVRYASNVTAFVPGIQAAATWDIDLIRERAALKATEARGVGVHVMLGPACGALGKIPNAGRNWEGFGPDPYLMGVATKETIEGMQSVGVQATAKHYIANEQELNRETISSNVPDRAMHELYLWPFAEAVRANVASVMCSYNKVNGTWACENDAVMKTLLKQELGFPGYIMTDWFATTGTVSGANAGLDMMMPNANWANDPDSVWWGPRLKAAVESGQVSLSTLDDKVRRILAAWYLLGQDQGEYPPVNLAADVQADHKQNVRATARDGIVLLKNDGAVLPLKAPRKIAVVGSSAVNNPDGINACYDRSCNTGTLGMGWGSGTVDYPYLVAPLDAMRERAERDGTEVVASSTDDGPQGAAAAAGADVAFVFVTSDSGEGYINVNGNPGDRLDLNFWHGGNELVEAVAAANDNVIVVVHSTGPVILEKVLAQPGVKAVVWAGLGSQETGNALVDVLWGATNPNGKLPYTIGKSAADYGTAVSQGDEDNYREGLFIDYRHFDFLGIEPRYEFGFGLSYTNYTYSDIGVTSTAKAGPAVGQVVPGGRADLFEIVATVTATVTNTGGVAGAEVAQLYITLPPSAPESPPKQLRGFQKLRLGVGESGTATFHLRRKDLSYWDVGRQNWIVPSGAFIARVGASSRNLRLEDTFIVSSCQSARLR; from the exons ATGCATCTCTCCAAGGTGGCATTCatcgccgcggcgacgacccTCGCAGCCGCGCAAAACTCGACGGGCCCTCGCCGGTCCCCGGAATGGGACGCGGCCtacgccaaggccgagacggcgctgCCCCGCCTGTCCCTGGACGAGAAGATCGGCATCGTCTCGGGCATCGGCTGGGGCAAGGGACTCTGCGTCGGCAacacgtcgccggcctcatCCATCggcttcccttccctctGCCTCCAGGACGGCCCGCTCGGCGTCCGCTACGCCAGCAACGTCACGGCCTTCGTGCCGGGCatccaggcggcggcgacatggGACATTGACTTGATCCGCGAACGCGCCGCTCTTAAGGCCACCGAGGCCAGGGGCGTCGGCGTGCACGTCATGCTCGGGCCCGCTTGCGGCGCCTTGGGCAAG ATCCCCAACGCCGGTAGGAACTGGGAGGGCTTCGGCCCCGACCCGTACCTCATGGGTGTGGCGACCAAGGAGACGATCGAGGGCATGCAGTCGGTGGGCGTgcaggcgacggcgaagcaCTACATCGCCAACGAGCAGGAGCTCAACCGGGAAACCATTTCTAGCAACGTCCCCGACCGAGCCATGCATGAGTTGTACCTCTGGCCGTTTGCTGAGGCCGTCCGGGCCAACGTGGCGTCCGTCATGTGCTCGTACAACAAGGTCAACGGCACGTGGGCGTGCGAGAACGACGCCGTCATGAAGACGCTGCTCAAGCAGGAGCTCGGCTTCCCCGGCTACATTATGACGGACTGGTTCGCCACGACGGGCACTGTCAgcggcgccaacgccggGCTCGACATGATGATGCCCAACGCCAACTGGGCCAACGACCCGGACTCGGTCTGGTGGGGCCCGCGCCTCAaggcggccgtcgagagCGGTCAGGTCTCGCTGTCGaccctcgacgacaaggtccgccgcatcctcgccgcctggtacctcctcggccaggacCAGGGCGAATACCCCCCCGTGAACCTCGCCGCAGACGTGCAGGCCGACCACAAGCAGAACGTGCGCGCGACGGCCCgcgacggcatcgtcctcctcaagAACGATGGGGCCGTGCTGCCCCTGAAAGCCCCGCGCAagatcgccgtcgtcggctcctcggccgtcaaCAACCCGGACGGCATCAACGCCTGCTACGACCGCAGCTGCAACACGGGCACGCTCGGAATGGGATGGGGGTCAGGAACCGTTGACTACCCGTACCTTGTAGCGCCGCTGGACGCGATGCGGGAGCGGGCGGAGCGGGACGGCACCGAGGTGGTGGCGAGCAGCACGGACGACGGGCCGcagggggcggcggcggcggccggcgcggacgTGGCATTCGTCTTCGTCACGTCGGACTCAGGGGAGGGCTATATCAATGTAAATGGCAACCCCGGAGATAGGCTCGATTTAAACTTTTGGCACGGAGGCAACGAGCTCgtggaggcggtggcggcggccaacGACAACGTTATCGTGGTCGTCCACAGCACGGGGCCCGTCATACTGGAAAAGGTACTCGCGCAGCCGggcgtcaaggccgtcgtgTGGGCTGGGCTCGGGTCGCAGGAGACGGGCAACGCGCTCGTCGACGTGCTCTGGGGCGCGACGAACCCCAACGGCAAGCTGCCGTACACCATCGGCAAAAGCGCCGCCGACTACGGCACCGCCGTGTCCCAGGGGGACGAGGACAACTACAGGGAGGGCCTATTCATCGACTATAGGCACTTTGATTTCTTGGGCATCGAGCCGCGGTACGAGTTTGGTTTCGGACTGT CGTACACCAACTACACGTACTCGGATATCGGCGtcacgtcgacggcgaaggcAGGCCCCGCGGTCGGCCAGGTGGTGCCTGGCGGGCGAGCGGACCTCTTCGAGATCgtggcgacggtgacggcgacggtgacgaacACGGGCGGCGTGGCGGGTGCCGAGGTGGCGCAGCTGTACATCACGCTGCCGCCTAGCGCGCCCgagtcgccgccgaagcAGCTCCGCGGTTTCCAAAAGCTGCGgcttggcgtcggcgagtcGGGCACGGCGACGTTCCACCTGCGGCGCAAGGATCTGAGCTACTGGGACGTCGGGCGGCAGAACTGGATCGTGCCGAGCGGCGCGTTCATCGCGAGGGTCGGGGCGTCGAGCCGCAATCTCCGACTGGAGGATACGTTTATTGTGTCGTCGTGCCAGTCGGCGCGTTTGCGGTGA
- a CDS encoding Malate dehydrogenase codes for MSFVQRRMFSASARSLSKVTVLGAAGGIGQPLSLLMKLNPRVTELALYDIRGGPGVAADISHVNTKSSVKGYDPTATGLASALKGAEVVLIPAGVPRKPGMTRDDLFNTNASIVRDLAKACAESCPDANILVISNPVNSTVPIVSEVFKARGVYNPKRLFGVTTLDVVRASRFVSEIKGTDPKDENITVVGGHSGVTIVPLFSQSNHPDLSSNAELVNRVQFGGDEVVKAKDGAGSATLSMAFAGARMAESLLRASQGEKGIIEPTFVDSPLYKDQGIDFFSSKVELGPNGVEKILPLGKVDAAEEKLLEACFADLKKNIAKGVAFVAQNPPK; via the exons ATGTCTTTCGTCCAGCGCCGCATGttctccgcctcggcgagaAGC CTCTCCAAGGTCACCGtcctcggtgccgccggTGGCATTGGCCAGCCCCTCTCCCTGCTCATGAAGCTCAACCCCAGAGTCACTGAGCTCGCCCTCTACGACATCCGCGGAGGCCCTG gtgtcgccgccgacatctccCACGTCAACACCAAGTCCTCGGTCAAGGGCTACGACCCCACCGCCACTGGCCTTGCCAGCGCCctcaagggcgccgaggttGTCCTCATCCCCGCCGGTGTTCCCCGCAAGCCTGGCATGACCCGTGACGACCTCTTCAACACCAACGCCTCCATCGTCCGCGACCTCGCCAAGGCCTGTGCCGAGTCGTGCCCCGACGCcaacatcctcgtcatctccaaCCCCGTCAACTCCACCGTTCCCATCGTCTCCGAGGTCTTCAAGGCTCGCGGCGTCTACAACCCCAAGCGCCTCTTCGGCGTCACCACCCTTGACGTCGTTCGCGCCTCCCGCTTCGTTTCCGAGATCAAGGGCACCGACCCCAAGGACGAGAACATCActgtcgtcggcggccacTCGGGCGTCACCATCGTTCCCCTTTTCTCCCAGAGCAACCACCCCGACCTGAGCTCcaacgccgagctcgtcaacCGCGTTCAGttcggcggtgacgaggtcgtcaaggccaaggacggcgccggctccgccACCCTGTCCATGGCTTTCGCCGGTGCCCGCATGGCCGAGTCCCTGCTCCGCGCCTCCCAGGGCGAGAAGGGCATCATCGAGCCCACCTTCGTCGACTCTCCCCTCTACAAGGACCAGGGcattgacttcttctcctccaaggtcgagctcggcccCAACGGTGTCGAGAAGATCCTGCCCCTCGGcaaggtcgacgccgccgaggagaagctcctcgaggccTGCTTCGCCGACCTCAAGAAGAACATCGCCAAGGGCGTCGCTTTCGTCGCCCAGAACCCCCCCAAATAA
- a CDS encoding C2HC5 finger protein: MSLVQLSRLLPLPEEELKQVLDYATTLSKTEAAEHFNNLLGDSPQAVEFISSFNSRRQDTKPTAPAPAPSSNSSSAQAPAPKASRGPKKKKQSNLHTPAARQVDAAPPPGASYSKKDREEEYYGGKKPTQPAESSASTSANFKQSLKSANPPPQQQRTAAGYLISDKAKPKSNPVSRSSTPKPTAKPTKVSIAGGTPMAGASTALNDLDAAIRSLELTTNPTMGDDPKARRCNCVATRHPLQTAAPNCQSCGKVICVKEGLGPCTFCGTPLLSSEDVQGMIRELKSERGRERMAADREAHKRAEVSKKPAPFSQNNNSSMSEAESKAREHRDKLLNFQAQNARRTTVRDEAADFDVSGAMAGSGGNIWSTPEDRARELKRQQKILREIEWNARPEYEKRRQVVSIDVVGGKVVRKMAAVERPTTPEGEDVVVHEDVDENDYVGSRKQGGSNGGGGGGGGAFSHNPLLGGLIKPVWDAKGKDKAAQLEGRKDKKTQWRRVQDDFKDNEAVILDGGAHGHSTTADEPDCG; the protein is encoded by the coding sequence ATGTCGTTGGTGCAACTATCTcgtcttctccccctccccgaggAGGAGTTGAAACAGGTGCTCGACTACGCAACCACCCTCTCAAAGACCGAAGCCGCGGAGCACTTCAACAACCTATTGGGCGACTCACCCCAGGCCGTCGAGTTTATTTCCTCCTTTAATTCGCGAAGGCAGGACACGAAGCctacggcgccggccccggcACCATCGTCAAACAGCTCGAGCGCCCAGGCACCGGCACCCAAGGCATCGCGCGGCccgaaaaagaagaagcagtCGAACCTACACACCCCGGCCGCGAGACAGGTCGACGCCGCACCTCCGCCGGGGGCTAGTTACAGCAAGAAGGACCGGGAGGAAGAATACTATGGCGGAAAGAAACCCACCCAGCCCGCGGAGAGCAGCGCGAGCACATCGGCCAACTTCAAACAATCGCTCAAAAGCGCAAACCCGCCcccgcagcagcagaggACGGCCGCCGGCTACCTGATATccgacaaggccaagccCAAGTCGAACCCCGTCTCGCgatcgtcgacgccgaagccgacggccaAGCCCACAAAGGTGTCGATTGCTGGCGGTACGCCTATGGCAGGCGCATCAACGGCCCTGAACGACCTGGACGCGGCGATTCGCTCATTGGAGCTGACGACAAACCCCACCATGGGCGACGATCCTAAGGCGAGGAGGTGCAACTGCGTGGCCACGCGGCACCCGCTCCAGACGGCGGCACCGAACTGTCAGTCCTGTGGCAAGGTCATCTGCGTCAAGGAGGGCCTGGGACCGTGCACTTTCTGCGGCACTCCTCTCCTATCGTCGGAGGATGTCCAGGGAATGATCAGGGAACTCAAGTCGGAGAGAGGACGCGAGCGCATGGCGGCGGACCGCGAGGCTCACAAGCGCGCCGAGGTCAGcaagaagccggcgccgttCAGCcagaacaacaacagcagcatgtccgaggccgagagcaaGGCGCGGGAGCATCGCGACAAGCTGCTGAACTTTCAGGCGCAGAACGCCAGACGAACGACGGTGCGGGACGAAGCGGCGGACTTCGACGTCAGCGGGGCCATGGCGGGCAGCGGGGGCAACATCTGGTCGACGCCGGAGGATAGGGCCAGGGAGCTTAAAAGGCAGCAGAAGATTCTCCGCGAGATTGAGTGGAACGCGCGGCCCGAGTACGAGAAGCGGCGGCAGGTGGTTAGCATCGACGTAGTAGGCGGGAAGGTAGTCCGGAAGATGGCGGCTGTGGAGCGACCGACAACGCCGGAAGGAGAGGATGTCGTGGTCcacgaggacgtcgacgagaacgaTTACGTCGGCAGTCGGAAGCAGGGCGGAAGTaatggcggcggtggcggcgggggcggcgcgTTTAGTCACAACCCATTGCTGGGCGGGTTGATCAAGCCAGTATGGgacgccaagggcaaggacaAGGCAGCGCAGCTCGAGGGCCGTaaggacaagaagacgcAGTGGAGGAGAGTACAGGATGACTTCAAGGACAACGAGGCGGTGATCCTGGACGGCGGTGCGCACGGGCACTCGACCACAGCGGACGAGCCAGATTGCGGATGA
- a CDS encoding Cation-transporting ATPase — MYLPVQVPIDCAPVRHREVHFGQITTLPFRHPSGFFSFASPPPPVVFSAASNAKEKRAKERETPHQQPSSFCHGSLGLSANSISFGFAFLHQHRRKQQTIDAKGDLDQTITHPPILSPPPCPVARAVVPSARARPPRSSIMAPLVDNPQIRVAELWKPLPTYFHAYVWPFAILWPIFLRYYLTPELYEKHIASEEWTFVWIGSIVTLQSLVWLSTHWSVNLQALFTATRAKSIDEAELVKVIPVANAGSADICNIVRDKVGGKINTSFLFQKRRFIYYPEDKSFRTLAYDIDAEPKPKIGRYQQSRGITTQDELTRIEEHYGPNAFDIPVPTFTELFKEHAVAPFFVFQIFCVGLWMLDEYWYYSLFTLFMLVAFESTVVWQRQRTLNEFRGMSIKPYDVYVYRLGKWTEIMSDKLLPGDLVSVGRTKEDSGVACDMLLVEGTAIVNEAMLSGESTPLLKDSVQLRPADAHLEPEGLDKNAFLWGGTKVLQITHGNPDEEKPKLASGVPPPPDNGAMAIVQKTGFETSQGSLVRTMIYSTERVSANNVEALLFILFLLIFAIAASWYVWDEGVKKDRKRSKLLLDCVLIVTSVVPPELPMELSLAVNTSLAALAKYAIFCTEPFRIPFAGRIDIACFDKTGTLTGEDLVVEGIAGLGLGQTAGADTPRETDGAHSQMTPVDQIRLDTTLVLATAHALVKLDEGEVVGDPMEKATLTSLGWTLGRNDTLASKPATAAATGVSGTVQIKRRFQFSSALKRQSAVATVNGADKLGNRIRGTFVGVKGAPETIMKRLSTVPADYEETYKYFTRRGSRVLALAYKQLTVDNELGGSKINDLKRENVEAGLTFAGFLVLSCPLKDDAKEAVQMLNESSHRVVMITGDNPLTAVYVARDVEIVDRDVLILDAPEDNEGGDKLVWRSVDEKIIIPVDATKPLDPKIIESNDLCVTGYALAKFRDQVGWQQILRHTWVYARVSPKQKEDILVGLRDMGYYTLMAGDGTNDVGALKQAHIGIALLNGTQDDLTRIAEHSRNTKMKEIYQKQVDLMKRFNQPAPPVPVMIAHLYPPGTSNPHFNKAVEREALRKKITPEEWLKANGVSAIETVTSPGAQQLLNNNDPKAARQAKAAANAASFADKMTSSMMENELGDDEPPTLKLGDASVAAPFTSKLRNVIAVPNIIRQGRCTLVATIQTYKILALNCLISAYSLSVLYLEGIKFGDGQYTISGILMSVCFLSISRARVVEGLSKERPQPNIFNFYIIGSILGQFAVHVVTLIYIARFCDRLEPRSGDVDLEAEFAPSLLNSAVYLLQLIQQISTFAINYQGRPFREGLRENKGMFYGIVGVSALAFSCSMEFIPEINEQMKLVPFSDEFKTTMTGIMVIDYAACWVIEVVLKHLFSDYRPRDIAARRPEQLERERIRKEAVQKKKEEEEDQKRLEKVAEFERKVEERRQQLEAWRQGRRQ, encoded by the exons atgtacCTACCTGTGCAAGTACCTATCGACTGTGCCCCAGTTCGCCATCGCGAGGTGCATTTTGGACAGATAACCACCTTGCCGTTTCGACATCCTTcgggttttttttcttttgcctctccgcccccccccgtcgtattctccgccgccagcaacgcgaaagagaagagagcgaaagagagagagaccccACACCAGcagccctcctccttctgccACGGGTCACTTGGACTCTCTGCGAATTCCATCTCTTTTGGGTTTGCTTTTCTCCATCAGCATCGAAGAAAACAACAAACCATCGATGCAAAAGGGGACCTAGATCAAACGATAACTCATCCACCCATTCTATCGCCTCCGCCGTGTCCAGTCGCTCGAGCGGTCGTTCCCtccgcgcgcgcgcgcccaCCACGATCGTCCATCATGGCGCCGCTCGTGGATAACCCCCAGATCAGGGTGGCCGAGCTCTGGAAGCCTCTTCCGACCTACTTCCACGCCTACGTCTGGCCTTTTGCCATCCTCTGGCCCATCTTCCTGCGCTACTACCTCACTCCCGAACTCTACGAGAAGCACATCGCCTCCGAGGAATGGACTTTTGTTTGGATTGGTTCCATCGTCACCCTCCAGTCCCTCGTGTGGCTGAGCACTCACTGGAGTGTCAACCTCCAGGCCCTCTTTACTGCCACCCGCGCCAAGTCAattgacgaggccgagctggtCAAGGTCATTCCTGTTGCCAACGCCGGCTCTGCCGACATCTGCAACATTGTTCGCGACAAG GTCGGCGGCAAAATAAACACCTCGTTTCTGTTCCAGAAGCGACGTTTCATCTACTACCCCGAGGACAAGTCCTTCCGAACCCTAGCCTACGATATCGATGCCgagcccaagcccaagaTCGGCCGCTACCAGCAGTCCAGGGGCATCACGACCCAGGACGAGCTGACGAGAATCGAGGAGCATTACGGCCCCAATGCCTTCGACATCCCCGTGCCTACCTTCACCGAGCTCTTCAAGgagcacgccgtcgcccccttcttcgtcttccagATCTTCTGCGTCGGCCTTTGGATGCTTGATGAGTACTGGTACTACTCGCTCTTCACTCTCTTCATGCTAGTCGCCTTTGAGAGCACCGTCGTCTGGCAACGCCAGCGCACCCTCAACGAGTTCCGCGGCATGAGCATCAAGCCCTACGACGTCTACGTCTACCGTCTTGGCAAGTGGACCGAGATCATGAGCGACAAGCTCCTGCCCGGCGATCTCGTCTCTGTCGGGCGCACCAAGGAGGACAGCGGCGTCGCCTGCGACATGTTGCTCGTTGAAGGAACTGCTATTGTCAACGAGGCCATGCTTTCTGGAGAGAGCACGCCTCTCCTGAAGGACTCCGTCCAGCTCCGCCCGGCCGACGCCCATCTCGAGCCCGAGGGTCTCGACAAGAATGCCTTCCTCTGGGGTGGTACCAAGGTCTTACAGATCACTCACGGCAacccggacgaggagaagcctAAGCTGGCCTCCGGTGTGCCGCCTCCCCCCGACAACGGCGCCATGGCCATTGTTCAGAAAACCGGTTTCGAGACGTCTCAGGGCAGCCTGGTCCGCACCATGATCTACTCCACCGAGCGCGTGTCCGCCAACAACGTCGAGGCCCTGCTTTTCATCCTGTTCCTCCTCATTTTCGCGATCGCCGCCTCGTGGTACGtctgggacgagggcgtcaagaagGACCGCAAGCGCTCCAAGCTTCTTCTGGACTGTGTCTTGATCGTCACCAGTGTCGTGCCCCCCGAGCTGCCCATGGAGCTCAGTCTAGCCGTCAACACCAGTCTGGCAGCCCTGGCCAAGTACGCCATCTTCTGCACCGAGCCGTTCCGCATTCCCTTTGCTGGTCGCATCGACATCGCCTGCTTTGACAAGACGGGTACTCTCACTGGCGAGGACTTGGTTGTTGAGGGCATTGCTGGCCTTGGACTAGGTCAAACCGCCGGCGCAGATACCCCCCGTGAGACTGACGGCGCCCACTCCCAAATGACGCCGGTCGACCAGATCCGTCTGGACACTACCCTGGTCCTCGCTACTGCACACGCGCTTGTCAAGCTCGATGAGGGCGAAGTCGTTGGTGACCCCATGGAGAAGGCTACTCTCACATCTCTTGGCTGGACTTTGGGAAGAAACGATACCCTTGCCAGCAAGCCTGCCACGGCTGCTGCCACTGGCGTCAGTGGAACTGTTCAGATCAAGCGCCGCTTCCAGTTCTCCTCCGCTCTCAAGAGGCAGAGTGCCGTTGCGACTGTCAACGGCGCGGACAAGCTCGGCAACCGGATTCGCGGTACCTTTGTCGGTGTCAAGGGTGCCCCGGAGACCATCATGAAGAGACTGTCTACCGTGCCGGCCGACTACGAAGAGACCTACAAGTACTTCACCCGCCGTGGCTCACGtgtcctcgccctcgcctaCAAGCAGCTCACTGTGGATAACGAGCTCGGAGGCAGCAAGATCAACGACCTGAAGCGAGAGAACGTGGAGGCTGGGCTTACCTTTGCCGGTTTCCTCGTCCTTTCATGCCCTTTGAAGGACGATGCTAAGGAGGCTGTGCAGATGCTCAATGAGAGCAGCCACCGCGTCGTCATGATTACCGGAGACAACCCTCTCACCGCTGTCTATGTCGCGAGAGATGTTGAGATTGTGGACCGTGACGTCTTGATTCTCGATGCCCCTGAAGACAACGAGGGTGGCGACAAGCTCGTATGGCGCAGTGTCGACGAGAAGATCATCATCCCGGTTGATGCCACCAAGCCCCTGGACCCCAAGATTATCGAGAGCAACGACCTCTGCGTGACGGGCTACGCCCTGGCCAAGTTCAGGGACCAGGTCGGCTGGCAACAAATTCTCCGTCACACCTGGGTTTACGCGCGCGTCTCGCCAAAGCAGAAGGAAGATATCCTCGTTGGTCTCCGAGACATGGGATACTACACTCTGATGGCTGGTGACGGAACCAATGATGTCGGCGCTCTCAAGCAGGCCCACATTGGTATCGCTCTTCTTAACGGCACTCAGGACGATCTCACTCGCATTGCCGAGCACTCCCGCAACACCAAGATGAAGGAGATCTACCAGAAGCAGGTCGACCTCATGAAGCGATTCAACCAGCCTGCACCCCCCGTCCCTGTCATGATCGCCCACCTGTACCCTCCTGGCACTAGCAACCCGCACTTCAACAAGGCTGTTGAGCGAGAGGCGCTGAGGAAGAAAATCACCCCCGAGGAGTGGCTTAAGGCCAACGGCGTCAGCGCCATCGAAACCGTCACGTCTCCTGGTGCCCAGCAACTcctcaacaacaacgaccCGAAGGCTGCTCGTCAGGCCAAGGCTGCTGCGAACGCGGCCAGCTTCGCCGACAAGATGACGTCTAGCATGATGGAGAACGAGttgggcgacgacgagcctcCCACTCTGAAACTTGGCGATGCTTCCGTTGCCGCTCCCTTCACGAGCAAGCTGCGCAACGTCATTGCCGTCCCGAACATCATTCGCCAGGGCCGTTGCACGCTTGTTGCAACCATCCAGACTTACAAGATCCTCGCTCTCAACTGTCTCATCAGTGCCTACAGTTTGAGTGTCTTGTACCTCGAGGGCATTAAGTTTGGCGATGGCCAGTACACCATCAGCGGTATCCTGATGAGCGTCTGCTTCCTTTCCATCTCGCGTGCCCGCGTGGTCGAGGGCCTGTCCAAGGAACGACCCCAGCCCAACATTTTCAATTTTTACATTATTGGTTCGATTCTGGGACAGTTCGCCGTCCACGTCGTTACTCTGATCTACATTGCCCGCTTCTGCGACAGACTTGAGCC CCGCTCTGGTGATGTTGACCTCGAGGCTGAGTTCGCCCCCAGTCTGCTCAACAGCGCTGTGTATCTGCTCCAGCTCATCCAGCAGATCAGCACCTTCGCCATCAACTATCAGGGACGTCCGTTCCGCGAGGGTCTTCGCGAGAACAAGGGCATGTTCTACGGCATCGTCGGTGTGTCGGCCCTGGCCTTCTCCTGCTCGATGGAGTTCATCCCCGAGATCAACGAGCAGATGAAGCTGGTGCCTTTCAGCGATGAGTtcaagacgacgatgacaggCATCATGGTCATTGACTACGCCGCCTGCTGGGTGATTGAGGTCGTCCTCAAGCACCTCTTCTCGGATTATCGCCCGCGCGACATCGCGGCGCGCCGACCCGAGCAGCTGGAGCGCGAGCGGATCCGCAAGGAGGCAgtgcagaagaagaaggaggaggaggaggaccaAAAGCGGCTGGAGAAGGTAGCCGAGTTCGAGCGCAAGGTTGAGGAGCGCCGTCAGCAGCTCGAGGCGTGGAGACAGGGCCGGAGGCAGTAA